The following proteins come from a genomic window of Candidatus Palauibacter soopunensis:
- a CDS encoding Glu/Leu/Phe/Val dehydrogenase dimerization domain-containing protein → MTRSFLDVVEAWNGESVVTTFDSATGAWMFVALHDTRLGPAAGGTRMASYPAPVDGLIDAMRLAEGMTWKWAGVGIRFGGGKAVIAIPDDLGDEARAGLVDRYAAHLVSLRGAFQTGVDMGTTPEDMARIGAISGYAVGLVDGKPGDPGPYTARGVFAGIRAALAHRFGEAAVGARSVLVQGLGDVGFPLAGLLAEAGAALYLTDLREDAAERAQARFGGTVIPAGDIWDVDVDVYAPCAVGATLNPDTIPRLRCGIVAGSANNQLLSEADAERLRERGILYAPDYVINAGGAVAFAAIHQGERDETRLRAQVDEIGSSLREMFEEAASARESPLHAARRRAQRFLNANGGPSAGAR, encoded by the coding sequence ATGACCCGCAGCTTTCTCGATGTCGTCGAGGCGTGGAACGGCGAGTCCGTCGTCACCACGTTCGACTCCGCCACCGGGGCCTGGATGTTCGTCGCGCTGCACGATACGCGGCTGGGGCCGGCTGCCGGAGGAACCCGGATGGCCTCCTATCCTGCGCCCGTCGACGGTCTGATCGACGCCATGCGCCTTGCCGAGGGCATGACCTGGAAGTGGGCGGGCGTCGGCATTCGGTTCGGCGGCGGCAAGGCGGTCATCGCCATCCCGGACGACCTGGGCGACGAAGCCCGCGCGGGCCTGGTCGATCGATATGCGGCACATCTCGTCTCGCTCCGCGGCGCCTTCCAGACCGGCGTCGACATGGGTACGACCCCGGAGGACATGGCCCGTATCGGCGCCATCTCCGGGTACGCCGTCGGCCTCGTGGACGGGAAGCCGGGCGATCCCGGGCCGTACACGGCGCGTGGCGTGTTCGCCGGGATCCGGGCCGCACTCGCGCACCGGTTCGGCGAGGCGGCTGTCGGCGCCCGCTCCGTACTCGTGCAGGGGCTCGGCGACGTCGGCTTCCCGCTCGCCGGGCTTCTCGCCGAGGCCGGGGCGGCGCTCTACCTGACCGACCTGCGCGAGGACGCCGCCGAGCGGGCGCAGGCCCGCTTCGGGGGGACGGTCATCCCCGCCGGCGATATTTGGGACGTAGATGTGGACGTGTACGCGCCCTGCGCTGTCGGGGCGACCCTGAATCCGGATACGATCCCCCGCCTGCGCTGTGGGATCGTCGCCGGTTCCGCGAACAACCAGCTTCTTTCGGAGGCCGACGCGGAGAGGCTGCGCGAGCGCGGGATCCTTTACGCCCCCGACTACGTGATCAACGCCGGGGGGGCGGTCGCCTTCGCCGCCATCCACCAGGGCGAGCGGGACGAGACGCGGCTCCGGGCCCAGGTCGACGAGATCGGGTCGTCACTGCGAGAGATGTTCGAGGAAGCGGCCTCCGCCCGAGAATCGCCGCTTCACGCGGCCCGCCGACGGGCGCAGCGGTTCCTCAACGCCAATGGCGGACCGTCAGCCGGCGCCCGCTAG
- the hemH gene encoding ferrochelatase: MANFQPRPAVLLLNFGEPRGADPGAVTRFLERIFLANARLEPHTDMAAARTRSRELARRRTPGLLEVYERIGGSPLDRQAEAQGAALDRALKTRGHPMSVTVGMQFTEPSIEEALRRLRETGAAAVVPLPVYPLCGPSTTVAALNEVERALERIGWRPEVRGVTGWHRHPLYVRLRADAIRRAAAEAGWSLTDPGVRLVFSAHGTPLRYIEEGSRYVEYVEEWCATLARALDVNTWTLGYQNHTNRRIEWTPPNIETALEHLPGVAKILVDPISFMHEQSETLMELDVDLAGHAAALGLEFRRVGVPHDDETFAEVLADLALAALGVDLPALPPRTSCRCRPGTDVCFNGEPFS; the protein is encoded by the coding sequence ATGGCGAACTTCCAACCCCGACCCGCCGTCCTCCTCCTGAACTTCGGCGAACCGAGAGGAGCGGACCCGGGCGCCGTCACCCGCTTCCTGGAGCGGATCTTTCTGGCGAACGCGCGGCTGGAGCCGCACACGGACATGGCGGCGGCCCGTACACGAAGCCGCGAGCTTGCGCGGCGGCGGACGCCCGGTCTGCTCGAAGTCTACGAAAGGATCGGTGGCTCACCGCTCGATCGGCAGGCGGAGGCGCAGGGCGCCGCGCTCGACCGGGCGCTGAAGACCCGTGGCCACCCGATGAGCGTGACCGTGGGTATGCAGTTCACCGAGCCATCGATCGAGGAAGCTCTGCGCCGCTTGCGCGAGACGGGGGCGGCGGCAGTCGTTCCTCTGCCCGTCTACCCGCTCTGCGGCCCTTCGACCACGGTCGCGGCGCTGAACGAAGTCGAGAGAGCGCTCGAACGTATCGGATGGCGCCCCGAGGTGCGCGGCGTGACCGGGTGGCATCGTCATCCCCTCTACGTACGTCTTCGCGCCGATGCGATCCGCCGCGCCGCCGCGGAAGCCGGCTGGAGCCTGACCGATCCGGGGGTCCGTCTCGTGTTCAGCGCCCATGGCACCCCGCTTCGGTACATCGAAGAGGGCAGCCGCTACGTGGAATACGTCGAGGAGTGGTGCGCAACCCTGGCCCGCGCCCTGGACGTAAACACGTGGACGCTCGGTTACCAGAACCACACGAACCGGCGGATCGAATGGACCCCGCCGAACATCGAGACCGCGCTGGAGCACCTCCCGGGCGTCGCGAAGATCCTCGTCGACCCCATCAGCTTCATGCACGAGCAGTCGGAGACGCTGATGGAACTGGACGTGGATCTCGCTGGGCACGCCGCCGCACTCGGCCTCGAGTTTCGCCGCGTCGGCGTACCGCACGACGATGAAACGTTCGCCGAGGTGCTGGCCGACCTGGCGCTGGCGGCACTGGGCGTCGACCTTCCGGCCCTGCCTCCGCGGACTTCGTGCCGGTGTCGCCCGGGAACGGATGTCTGCTTCAACGGCGAGCCGTTTTCCTGA